A portion of the Kazachstania africana CBS 2517 chromosome 2, complete genome genome contains these proteins:
- the CCA1 gene encoding tRNA adenylyltransferase (similar to Saccharomyces cerevisiae CCA1 (YER168C); ancestral locus Anc_8.233) — translation MITRSSHSTSSELLPNIQLTETESKICNLLKDYVHYYNSTSAYDPSIDPLTLRITGGWVRDKLLGQGSHDLDIAINIMTGEEFARGLNEYLLENYGKYGIKPHSIHKIDKNPEKSKHLETATTKLFGVEIDFVNLRSEEYTETSRIPIVNFGTPEQDALRRDATLNALFYNIASDQIEDYTHRGLKDLKEGVLKTPLPPRQTFLDDPLRVLRLIRFASRFNFKIDNEVLFEMNDPEINLSFNSKISRERIGVEMEKILNGSNPLIALKLIQISNLENVIFFWHGDQSVIEFNEQNNSEYPKIINIYKRNGPMNRQLLTFLKNYDSLINNVFRLRTLLQENRNFCQNFILASTLIPASNLKIISLPKKKMNNTMSLVESVVREGLKFSKNDAAIVSKCVDSIQNYQRMMNKFFLKENFLKRSELGTFLRDFNGTWEIMHFTSLVDEYLKSTHNAENDQSAEFIFRKYELFYDYIIDQDLVDCHNLKPLLDGKKLLKSLEMKAGPWLGKANSDAIIWQLDNPHGSSDELLAYIKENLPTYL, via the coding sequence ATGATTACAAGATCATCCCACAGTACTTCATCAGAACTACTTCCAAATATTCAACTAACGGAAACTGAATCTAAAATCTGTaatcttttaaaagattACGTTCACTATTATAATAGTACGTCTGCTTATGATCCTTCGATTGATCCTCTGACTTTGCGGATTACTGGTGGTTGGGTACGTGACAAGCTATTAGGTCAAGGTTCTCACGATTTAGATATAGCGATAAATATTATGACGGGTGAAGAGTTTGCTCGTGGATTAAACGAatatttattggaaaattacGGTAAATATGGGATTAAACCTCATTCGATTCATAAGATAGATAAAAATCCGGAAAAATCCAAACATTTAGAGACAGCTACTACCAAACTGTTTGGTGTAGAGATCGACTTCGTTAATTTAAGATCAGAAGAATATACGGAAACTTCAAGAATTCCAATTGTAAACTTTGGTACTCCAGAACAAGACGCTTTGAGAAGAGATGCGACATTGAACGCCCTATTTTATAACATTGCTAGTgatcaaattgaagattaTACACATCGTGGTTTAAaggatttgaaagaagGTGTCTTGAAGACACCATTACCACCAAGACAAACTTTCTTAGACGATCCATTAAGAGTGCTAAGATTAATCAGATTTGCGTCcagattcaattttaaaattgataatgagGTTCTTTTCGAAATGAATGATCCCGAAAtcaatctttctttcaattccaAAATCTCTAGAGAGAGAATAGGTGtagaaatggaaaagatTCTAAACGGATCAAACCCACTCATTGcattaaaattgattcaaatatcCAATCTCGAAAAtgtaatctttttttgGCATGGTGATCAAAGTGTTATAGAATTTAATGAACAGAACAATTCAGAATATCCAAAAAtcataaatatttataaaagGAATGGTCCAATGAACAGACAACTGttaacttttttgaaaaactatGATTCATTAATCAATAATGTATTCAGACTAAGGACAttattacaagaaaatagGAATTTTtgccaaaatttcatcttaGCTTCAACTCTTATTCCCGCCTCAAACCtaaaaattatttcattgcctaaaaagaagatgaataaTACAATGTCCTTAGTGGAAAGTGTGGTAAGAGAAGGGCTAAAATTTAGTAAGAATGATGCAGCAATTGTGTCAAAATGCGTGGATTCAATCCAAAATTACCAACGAATGatgaataaattctttttgaaagaaaattttttaaaaagatCGGAATTAGGCACCTTTTTAAGAGACTTTAACGGTACTTGGGAAATAATGCATTTCACTTCCTTGGTGGATGAATATCTCAAGAGTACACATAACGCAGAAAATGACCAAAGCGCggaatttattttcagaaagtatgaattattttacGATTATATTATTGACCAAGATTTGGTTGATTGCCATAACCTGAAGCCATTGCTTGATGGTAAAAAGTTACTCAAATCGTTAGAGATGAAAGCTGGGCCATGGTTGGGAAAAGCAAATAGTGATGCAATCATATGGCAGCTAGATAACCCTCACGGCTCAAGTGATGAATTACTTGCatatatcaaagaaaatttgcCTActtatctttga
- the RPH1 gene encoding Rph1p (similar to Saccharomyces cerevisiae GIS1 (YDR096W) and RPH1 (YER169W); ancestral locus Anc_8.234), whose product MNGSKVPSEVVDGIPVFKPNFDEFKDFYSYVSAINKYGMESGIIKVIPPKKWLDMLEIPPSDKTLKKIVIKSPIQQHISGNKGMFTVHNVEKNKTYNIIQWKDLSHDYVPPNNPHYHDNNTNNNDNINNNNTNDNIPTKSSFLKTKNFEKSFSLSDYKEFQKHYNQDNLDQFKDKERLEFLESYYWKTLYYTPPMYGADTPGSIFPSDLETWNVSKLPNLLDYLDEDIPGVNNSYLYAGLWKSTFAWHLEDQDLFSINFIHFGAPKQWYSIPQEDHEKFYNYMKEQFPTEFNHCSEFLRHKSILISPKLLRDNGIRVNKVVHYQNEFIITFPYGYHAGFNYGYNLAESVNFALESWLKIGKKSKSCQCVNDSVRINVSKLAQNWRNKKKLHKENDNKNNTSNNNNDVLTKNYTNDSNSRGRSFNELLHYGSQALQNISNDNETEGSISKEQSFFQNNAYDNQNMCLRSTSPTINSTQLPQLSSQLQQSSSSHPIVSRTSSPFLSRMMDLSNIIEPTLDDSSLKLRKTLASPQPTTSVPTTSNILNGNNSTLAPLAMRTNTVPSSTLFDYNDDNMLALSLTSMANSGNSSPRLKRQLLNNNLNSPIDSASNGFNGASLAMKPTLSPLANNSSPGYFNGAFNNMNNFISVKNNNGSSTNLSDLPFPSQNLSFLKRTKSPNIVTLNISRESSRSPISINAVELSRPSLLAETPNFSSNLKNEATSAFIQEDKSNVVALQKRGRKSASPSPILKKSKLQGTSIIHPPQSKFSEEEVVVSKNGKVYICQICKRQFSSGHHLTRHKKSVHSGEKPFSCPKCGKRFKRRDHVLQHLNKKIPCIPDKTDGSATSTKLRKQLDMTEENVAPQSEGNFLVPSNEENPVGFLKQDESVKQE is encoded by the coding sequence ATGAACGGATCTAAAGTCCCGAGTGAAGTAGTAGATGGTATTCCCGTCTTTAAACCTAACTTCGACGAGttcaaagatttttatTCCTATGTTAGCgcaataaataaatatggtATGGAAAGCGGCATAATTAAAGTCATACCTCCCAAAAAATGGTTAGACATGCTCGAGATTCCTCCAAGTGATAAGACgctgaaaaaaattgtaataaaATCACCTATTCAACAACATATATCCGGTAATAAAGGAATGTTCACCGTTCATAATGtagagaaaaataaaacttACAACATTATACAATGGAAAGACTTATCTCACGATTATGTCCCACCAAATAATCCACATTATCATGACAATAATACCAACAATAATGATAAcatcaataataacaatacaaatgataatattcctactaaatcatcttttttgaagactaaaaactttgaaaaatcattttcattgagtGATTATAAAGAGTTTCAAAAGCATTACAATCAAGATAACTTGGAccaattcaaagataaagaaagattagaaTTTTTGGAGTCATATTACTGGAAGACTCTTTATTATACACCGCCAATGTATGGCGCAGATACACCAGGTTCGATTTTCCCCTCAGATTTGGAAACTTGGAACGTCTCCAAATTACCAAACTTATTGGATTATCTAGATGAAGATATACCCGGAGTCAATAACTCCTATTTGTATGCTGGTCTGTGGAAGTCCACTTTTGCTTGGCATTTAGAAGATCAAGATTTATTTTCCATCAACTTCATCCATTTTGGTGCACCTAAACAGTGGTATTCCATTCCACAGGAGGATCacgaaaaattttacaattaTATGAAAGAACAATTTCCAACTGAATTTAACCATTGCTCCGAATTTTTAAGACATAAATCCATTCTTATATCGCCGAAGTTATTACGGGATAATGGAATTAGAGTCAATAAAGTAGTTCATTATCAAAACGAATTTATTATAACTTTCCCATATGGTTATCATGCTGGTTTTAATTATGGTTATAATCTTGCAGAATCTGTGAATTTTGCTTTAGAATCATGGTTGAAGATTGGTAAAAAGTCCAAAAGTTGCCAATGTGTTAACGATTCTGTAAGAATTAATGTGTCTAAATTGGCACAAAATTGgagaaataaaaagaaactacataaggaaaatgataataagaATAATAccagtaataataataacgaCGTTCTAACCAAAAATTATacaaatgattcaaattcTAGAGGGAGAAGCTTTAATGAGTTGTTACATTACGGGTCCCAGGCACTCCAAAACATTTCAAATGACAATGAGACTGAGGGctcaatttcaaaagaacaatctttttttcaaaataatgcaTATGACAACCAAAATATGTGTTTAAGATCAACTAGTCCAACTATCAATTCTACTCAATTACCACAATTATCGTCCCAACTTCAACAATCTTCTAGTTCGCATCCTATTGTTAGTAGAACCTCATCTCCATTCCTTTCAAGAATGATGGATTTAtctaatattattgaaccAACATTGGACGATTCTTCGTTAAAGCTTAGAAAAACTTTAGCGTCTCCACAACCAACGACTTCGGTGCCTACTACTAGCAATATCTTGAATGGAAATAACAGTACCCTGGCACCCTTAGCCATGCGAACAAATACTGTTCCATCTTCAACACTCTTCGATTACAATGACGATAACATGCTAGCGCTTAGTTTGACTTCAATGGCAAATAGCGGTAACTCATCTCCaagattgaaaagacaATTGTTAAATAACAACCTTAACTCACCTATCGATTCAGCCAGCAATGGTTTCAATGGGGCATCATTAGCCATGAAACCTACACTTTCACCACTAGCCAACAATTCCAGTCCGGGATATTTCAACGGTGCttttaataatatgaaCAATTTCATCTCAGTGAAGAACAATAATGGTAGTAGCACAAACTTGTCGGATCTACCCTTTCCCtctcaaaatttatcattcCTTAAGAGGACAAAATCTCCAAATATTGTCACTTTGAACATATCGAGAGAATCATCCAGAAGTCCAATATCCATTAATGCAGTTGAATTGAGTAGACCATCATTATTGGCAGAAACGCCGAATTTCTCTtcgaatttgaaaaatgaagcaACTTCTGCATTCATCCAAGAGGATAAGTCGAATGTGGTTGCACTACAAAAGAGGGGAAGAAAGTCTGCCTCCCCCTCTCCAatactgaaaaaatcaaaattacaaGGAACTTCCATTATTCATCCACCACAAAGTAAATTTTCTGAAGAGGAAGTTGTAGtatcaaaaaatggtaaagtTTATATCTGCCAAATTTGTAAAAGACAGTTTTCCTCTGGTCATCATTTAACTAGACATAAGAAATCAGTGCATTCTGGAGAAAAACCATTTTCCTGTCCTAAATGTGGTAAGAGGTTCAAAAGAAGAGACCATGTGTTACAACAtcttaataaaaaaataccTTGTATTCCTGATAAGACTGATGGTAGTGCTACATCCACCAAACTAAGAAAGCAACTAGATATGACTGAAGAAAACGTTGCACCACAATCCGAAGGTAATTTCCTGGTTCCCAGTAACGAAGAAAACCCAGTAGGATTTTTGAAACAGGATGAGTCAGTTAAACAGGAATAA
- the ADK2 gene encoding adenylate kinase ADK2 (similar to Saccharomyces cerevisiae ADK2 (YER170W); ancestral locus Anc_8.236) — protein MLPRINPLRLLLLGAPGSGKGTQTKKLKKLLPNILAISSGDLLREQVTKRTKLGKEVLQYIERGELVPDGLISRFVTAQLLKTKSESAQEQVQWLLDGFPRNLDQARSFQNTLRVLNMPLSNVIELKVPKSRILERLASRYIHEASGRTYNLSYNPPKTPGVDDLTGDPLVKRVDDSQVGVITRRLDDYDKFITPLRNYYNELGILSTVSGDTSDEIFPQILQVLNLNAAPAST, from the coding sequence ATGCTTCCAAGGATCAATCCATTGAGATTGTTGTTGCTTGGTGCACCAGGCTCTGGTAAAGGCACACAGAcaaagaagttgaaaaaattacttCCAAATATATTGGCTATATCTTCCGGAGATCTACTTCGAGAACAAGTGACGAAGCGCACTAAGCTTGGTAAGGAAGTCCTACAATACATAGAGAGGGGAGAATTGGTACCAGATGGCTTGATATCAAGATTTGTTACTGCACagttattgaaaacaaaatCAGAAAGCGCACAAGAGCAAGTGCAGTGGCTATTAGATGGATTTCCTCGAAACTTGGACCAAGCTAGGTCATTCCAAAATACTTTAAGGGTATTAAATATGCCATTGAGTAATGTAATCGAATTGAAGGTTCCTAAGTCACGCATCCTAGAAAGGTTGGCTAGCAGATATATTCATGAAGCAAGCGGTAGGACATACAACCTCTCATATAATCCACCAAAAACTCCAGGAGTAGATGATTTAACCGGCGATCCATTGGTAAAAAGAGTTGATGATTCCCAAGTGGGTGTGATTACCAGAAGACTAGACGATTACGATAAGTTCATTACTCCATTGAGAAACTATTATAATGAACTCGGTATCCTCTCCACTGTCTCCGGTGATACATCAGATGAAATCTTCCCACAAATTTTACAAGTACTAAACCTAAATGCAGCCCCAGCTTCAACCTAA
- the RAD3 gene encoding TFIIH/NER complex ATP-dependent 5'-3' DNA helicase subunit RAD3 (similar to Saccharomyces cerevisiae RAD3 (YER171W); ancestral locus Anc_8.237) — translation MKFFIDDLPVLFPYPKIYPEQYQYMCDIKKTLDAGGNSILEMPSGTGKTVSLLSLSVAYQMHYPEHRKIIYCSRTMSEIEKTLVELENLMDYRSRELGYVEEFRGLGLTSRKNLCLHPVVSKERKGTVVDEKCRRLTNGVNKRKLQENPDATDAELCEYHENLYDMEVENYLPKGVFSFEKLIKYAEEKTICPYFIVRRMISLCNIIVYSYHYLLDPKIAERVSNEVSKDSIVIFDEAHNIDNVCIESLSLDLTNDVLRRATKGANALEGRIEEVRKADSKKLQDEYDKLVQGLHADDILTVAEEPFVETPVLSQDLLKEAIPGNIRRAEHFISFLKRLIEYLKTRMKVLHVISETPKSFLQHLKQLTFIDRKPLRFCSERLSLLVRTLEVTEVEDFTALKDIATFATLISTYEDGFTLIIEPYEIENAAVPNPIMRFSCLDASIAIKPVFEKFSSVIITSGTISPLDMYPRMLNFETILQKSYSMTLDKKSFLPMIITKGSDQVAISSRFEIRNDPSIVRNYGSMLVEFAKITPDGMVVFFPSYLYMESIVSMWQTMGILDEVWKHKLILVETPDAQETSLALETYRKACSNGRGAILLSVARGKVSEGIDFDHHYGRTVLMIGIPFQYTESRILKARLEFLRENYQIRENDFLSFDAMRHAAQCLGRVLRGKDDYGVMVLADRRFSRKKNQLPKWIAQGLSDADLNLSTDMAISNTKQFLRTMAQPTNPKDQEGVSVWSLDDLTKFQQSHQQKTNNGNQMANIDKENVDQEGDTVMG, via the coding sequence ATGAAGTTTTTTATAGATGATTTACCGGTTCTCTTTCCTTATCCAAAGATTTATCCTGAACAGTACCAGTACATGTgtgatattaaaaaaactCTGGATGCCGGAGGTAACAGTATCTTAGAAATGCCTTCAGGGACAGGGAAGACTGTCTCATTATTATCTCTATCGGTTGCATATCAGATGCACTATCCAGAACACAGGAAGATCATATATTGTTCCCGTACCATGTCGGAAATTGAGAAAACTTTGGtagaattggaaaatttgatggatTATAGATCCCGTGAACTAGGCTACGTCGAGGAATTCAGAGGACTTGGATTAAcgtcaagaaaaaatttatgtCTACATCCCGTGGTGAGTAAAGAAAGGAAAGGTACAGTGGTGGATGAAAAATGTCGTCGCTTAACCAATGGTGTCAACAAACGAAAGTTACAGGAAAATCCTGATGCTACCGATGCTGAATTATGTGAATACCATGAAAACTTGTACGATATGGAGGTAGAGAATTATTTACCAAAGGGTgtcttttcatttgaaaaattgatcaaatatgctgaagaaaaaactATCTGTCCATATTTTATTGTACGTCGTATGATCTCATTATGTAATATCATCGTCTATTCATATCATTATCTGCTAGATCCAAAAATTGCTGAAAGAGTGTCGAATGAAGTCTCTAAAGATAGTATTGTCATTTTCGATGAAGCTCACAATATCGATAATGTTTGTATAGAGTCATTGTCATTAGACTTGACAAACGATGTGCTTAGGAGAGCAACGAAGGGTGCCAATGCATTAGAAGGTAGGATAGAAGAAGTACGTAAGGctgattcaaaaaaattacaagacGAATATGATAAACTAGTTCAAGGTTTACATGCTGATGATATCCTGACTGTTGCTGAAGAACCCTTTGTTGAAACTCCTGTATTATCGCAAGATCTGTTGAAGGAGGCAATTCCTGGTAATATAAGAAGGGCCGAACATTTTATCTCGTTCTTAAAGAGACTTATAGAGTATCTGAAAACGAGAATGAAGGTCTTGCATGTGATCTCAGAAACGccaaaatcttttcttcagcaTTTGAAACAGTTGACTTTTATTGATAGGAAACCATTGAGATTCTGTTCAGAACGTCTCTCTTTACTGGTTAGAACATTGGAAGTGACCGAGGTGGAAGATTTCACGGCTCTGAAAGATATTGCAACTTTTGCAACATTAATTTCTACTTATGAAGATGGTTTCACCTTAATTATCGAGCCatatgaaattgaaaatgctgCGGTTCCTAATCCTATAATGAGATTTTCCTGTCTTGATGCATCAATTGCAATAAAACCGgtatttgaaaagttttcctCCGTAATTATTACCTCAGGAACTATATCACCTTTAGATATGTATCCAAGAATGTTAAATTTCGAAACAATCCTTCAAAAATCTTACTCAATGACACtagataaaaaatcatttttaccCATGATTATCACAAAAGGGTCAGATCAAGTGGCCATTTCTTCCAGATTTGAAATCAGAAATGATCCAAGTATTGTTCGTAATTACGGTTCTATGCTGGTGGAATTTGCAAAGATTACTCCAGACGGGATGGTGGTCTTTTTCCCCTCATATCTGTATATGGAGAGTATTGTTTCGATGTGGCAAACAATGGGTATATTAGACGAAGTATGGAAGCACAAACTGATTTTGGTCGAAACACCGGATGCTCAAGAAACGTCCCTAGCTTTGGAGACATATAGAAAAGCTTGTTCCAATGGTAGAGGTGCCATACTTTTATCTGTTGCCAGAGGAAAAGTTTCTGAAGGTATCGATTTTGATCATCATTACGGTAGAACTGTGCTGATGATCGGTATCCCTTTCCAATATACGGAATCACGTATCCTAAAAGCTCGTTTAGAGTTTTTAAGAGAAAACTATCAAATcagagaaaatgatttcCTGTCGTTCGATGCAATGAGACATGCTGCACAATGTTTGGGTAGAGTCTTGAGAGGTAAAGATGATTATGGGGTAATGGTGTTGGCAGATCGTAGATTTTcaaggaagaaaaatcaaCTACCAAAATGGATTGCACAGGGTCTATCAGACGCAGATTTGAATCTCTCGACTGATATGGCTATTTCAAATACAAAACAGTTTTTAAGAACAATGGCCCAACCAACAAATCCAAAGGATCAGGAAGGTGTATCTGTTTGGAGTTTAGATGATTTGACTAAGTTTCAACAAAGCCATCAACAAAAGACGAACAATGGCAATCAGATGGCTAATATTGACAAGGAAAATGTTGATCAAGAGGGTGACACTGTGATGGGTTAA